GCCTGTGGGTCCTCGGATCACACGACCTGCGCCACCTCGCCGGCAACGCCGTCGCGGTCGTCGGCTCACGAGCCGCCACCAGCTACGGCACCGAACAGGCCACCGAGCTGAGCCGCGACCTCGCGACGATGGGCCACACCGTCATCAGCGGCGCCGCGTTCGGCGTCGATCAGGCCGCACACCGGGGCGCCCTCCTCGCGGGCGGCCCGACCATCGCGGTCATGCCCGGCGGCGTCGACCGGCCCTACCCGGCCGCGCACGCCCAGCTGCTCGAGACGATCGCCGAACGCGGTCTGGTCGTCTCGGAAGCACCGCCGGGCGCTGGACCAACCCGGACCCGTTTCCTGGCACGGAACCGGATCACCGCCGGCCTCGCCGAGGGCACCGTGGTCGTCGAGGGAGCCGTGCGCAGTGGCGCGATGAACACCGCCCACTGGACCACCAACCTGCACCGGCCGCTCATGGGCGTCCCCGGCCCCGTCAGCAGCGTGGCGTCCACCGGCGTCAGCCAGCTGATCCGGCTCGGCTCTGCCAGCGCGGTCACCAACGCTCAGGACGTCGTCACCGACGTCATGACCCACGCCGCCCGGGCCGCCGGCGACGGCGCAGACCTGGTCGACGAGTCGTTCGTCCCCGGTCCCGTGCGGTCCGGCCCGCAGGCGGTCCCTGCGGGCGCATCACCGTCCGCCACACCGTGGCGATGACCCCTCCGCCGGCCCCCTGTGGATAACCCGATTCGTGTCGGAATCCGCACCTACTCTGCTGAGAGTTCCTAGGCCCGGCTGGCGACGTCGACCAGGACCGCACTCGGGAGGAAGAGACCATGAATCCCCCACCGCACAACACGCCGCACCGCGAAGCGACGTCGCGCGAGTCCGCCGACCGGCCGGCCCCGTGGCTCCTCGATCTGGGCCTCGAAGTCGCCTCTGGGCGGCGGCCTTGGCTGTCCCCGGTGGCCTTCGCGCTGTTCATGGGCACCGGGCCGTTCCTGCTCAAATGGCTCACCGAGGGCCTTTCCCCGTCAGCAGACACGGCGCCCGAGCTCGTTGCGATGACCGAGCGGTTGAACGGCGTGGTGGCGGTCGTCATGTGGGTTCTGGCGGGGATCTCCCTGGCAGTCGGCGTGGGCTACTGGTGCGTCTGCCGGCGCGCCCACCGCGCCTGGCGCTCACTGCCCGAGCACGAGCGCGAGGAGCTGACCCGCAGGCGCATCGACCGGCTGAACCAGGCGCTGGTGGCGCTGGGCGGGATCGCTCCTGACGCGCTGCCGATCAGGCTGGAGGACCTAGACGGACTCAACGACCGCCACCGGCGCCTCCTGGAGGACCTGCGGGCCAAGGCCGAGGAGACGACGTCGCCCATCTGCGGCGGCGCTCGAGCACGGACCGAGGACCTGGTCATGGCCGGCCGGCTCCACCGAGCGCTCTCCAACGACACGATCGTGCGGCCGCCGCACACCGCCTCCGCCGCCACTGACCCCCGCGTGGTCGCCCTGGTCGAGCTCGACGAGGAGATCCAGGCTGCAGCTGCAGCGATCGGCGAGGCGCTGGAAGCCGGCCGGTGCAACTGCGATCAGGACACCCACCGCCGCCTCATCCGCGCCGGCGATCACGCCCATGCAGTCCTCCACGGCCTCGACCCCGAGACGCCCGAGCTGACACGGCCGCGGCCGTGCTGGATCGGTCGCCTGACCTGGGCCGGCGTAGTGCTCTGCGCCATCTGCACCAGCCCGGTGGCCAGGGCACCGCTGCCGGCGCCGGCCGACCAGGGCCGCGAGCGACCGTCGACGGTCTCGCCCTGGCGGGCCTGCCCCAACGTCCTCCATCCGTCGACGGCACCGACCGGGCTGACCGGCACCATCAGCGGAGCCTCGAAACCGAGAGCCACGGGCACGCCGGCGCCGAGCGCCTCGAGGACCGCGAGCGCTGCCCCCTCGGGATGGCTGCCCCCTTCGCCGACCGGACGCCGGCCAGGCAAGTCGAGGGCGGCCCAGGCGAAGTTGCTGCGCACCGACCCGACGTCGATGGCGACGACCCGCGGAGCCATCACGCGCTCGTGCGACAGCAACTGAGGATGCCTGCGCGCGGGCGGGGCTCCTGCCCCCTCTTCCTCCTCGTGATCTTGCTGCTGTTCGTGATCTTCATGCTGATCCGCTTCCTGTCACAGAAGCCCCGGGACGGGGCACTGGGCGAGCAATGACGGAACCACTGAGGTGCCCCGGACGTAGGCGGCGGCGGCCGGGGCGACCCAGGCGAACAGCTCGTCGACGTCGCGCATGCGGTCGTGGAGGCCGGAGGAGGTGGAGAAGACGGGCTCGTTGTGCGCCAGTCGGTTGCGGAACTTGTTCACGCGGGCCACCCGCTCATGGACCTCGCCACGCGTGGGGGAGCCGTTGAAGGCATGACGGAGCATCGGCGTCCAGAAGGTCGCGGTGCGGTCACGGTCGGTGAGCTTGGTCCAGAACCCGAACGTGGTGGCGGCGACGACCTTGCCGTGGCTGGGGCTCGCTCCAAGCCCACGCTTGGCGTCGTTGAGCGCGCGCTGACTGCCTGTGTTGAGCGAGATTTGCTTCGTCACCGCACGGCCGTGACCCTGGGTGCGCGTGAACAACTGGCTCGCCGGGTCCACTGACCAGTCTGGGAACTGCTGAGCCATTTGCCGGTCGTAGGCGTTGCGCAGCGCGACCTCGAGATGGCAGGTGTCCGCGAGCGCGGCGGCGGCAAGCTGGCTGTTCCAGCAGTAGAGCTCGAGCGCCAGGCCGGCGTCGCCGCCGCAGGGGAACAGGTAAGTGTCCAGGCGTGGTGTACTCAGCCACGCCTCGAGGTCGGCGGTGCTGAGCGGCGCCGCGGCCGCGGCCGCGATCGCGGGTGCGTCGTCTTGCTCCTCAGCCGTCACATGCGTACCCTAGTGACATCGCCCCGCGGATAACCGCCCTCTGGCACGGCTCGCAAGAGCCGGGTTAGGCACCGCGGGGCTCAGGCATTTCCTGGGGCCGTTCTGCGGCGCGCTCACGACGCCGGAACCTAGTTCAGCTGCCCAAGCTTGGCTTCGACGGCGCGGCCGGCGAAGGGATGGGCGAGGATCGTCACGTCCTCGCCCGGCGGCGCCGGAGTGAACTCGAGGGTCTCGGCGTCGACGCAGAGCAGGTAGGGGCCGAGCTCGACGTCGCGGCCGCAGATCTGGGCGATGTATGGGGCAGCCGCGTCGACCTCCAGGCGGTGAGCGGGTGCTGAGGCTGTCGACTCTTGAAAGCGCGCCGCGGCGTCGGGCTCCATCACGATGCGTGCCGGCCCTCGGCCGACCTTCACCGCGCCGCCGGCGAGCAGGGTGACAGCGCGGCGCACCGCGAGGAGGTCACGGCTGGACCATTCCGCCGGCGTCGGGAAGGAGTGGCCCGTGCTCGACTGGATCCGGTCGAGCCCCTCGACGAACTCGAGGTAGGAGTCGATGCCAGGCAGCGCCGCGGTACCGATGGGGACGGCCGCGGCCGGTGGCGCGTCGCCCAC
Above is a genomic segment from Nocardioides aromaticivorans containing:
- a CDS encoding Abi family protein; this encodes MTAEEQDDAPAIAAAAAAPLSTADLEAWLSTPRLDTYLFPCGGDAGLALELYCWNSQLAAAALADTCHLEVALRNAYDRQMAQQFPDWSVDPASQLFTRTQGHGRAVTKQISLNTGSQRALNDAKRGLGASPSHGKVVAATTFGFWTKLTDRDRTATFWTPMLRHAFNGSPTRGEVHERVARVNKFRNRLAHNEPVFSTSSGLHDRMRDVDELFAWVAPAAAAYVRGTSVVPSLLAQCPVPGLL
- the dprA gene encoding DNA-processing protein DprA; protein product: MSGDVDEADRLARVTLSRAIEPGDLRVTGLVSELGAGKVLGYLEAAAEVESHWGFGIAQELGRVDPAQVLEQAAARGIRFIVPGDAEWPTQLGALRDAGALHDRGGEPFGLWVLGSHDLRHLAGNAVAVVGSRAATSYGTEQATELSRDLATMGHTVISGAAFGVDQAAHRGALLAGGPTIAVMPGGVDRPYPAAHAQLLETIAERGLVVSEAPPGAGPTRTRFLARNRITAGLAEGTVVVEGAVRSGAMNTAHWTTNLHRPLMGVPGPVSSVASTGVSQLIRLGSASAVTNAQDVVTDVMTHAARAAGDGADLVDESFVPGPVRSGPQAVPAGASPSATPWR